The following coding sequences lie in one Silene latifolia isolate original U9 population chromosome 5, ASM4854445v1, whole genome shotgun sequence genomic window:
- the LOC141656922 gene encoding SEC14 cytosolic factor-like, which translates to MGIANDDAVNQFESLMEGVAEPLKRTFQNMHHGYPKDTYFRFLKARDWNVDKAHQMLVDCLNWRVQNEIDNILEKPIVPAELYRKVRDSQLVGLSGYSNEGLPVVAVGVGHSTYDQASVHYYVQSHIQMNEYRDRVVLPLASQKHGRPINTCLKVLDMTGLKLSALNQVKLLTVISTIDDLNYPEKTDTYYIVNAPYIFSACWKVVKPLLQERTRKKIQVLRGSGKDELLKIMDYASLPHFCTREGSGSSRHSRNGTTDNCFSLDHAFHQELYSYVNRQAALTQSIKPLKQGSFHVAFPELDVDDAKIARTIESEFHRLEDQKDQNGLGRTLSKQLSGLDITIT; encoded by the exons ATGGGTATTGCAAATGATGATGCTGTCAATCAGTTTGAATCACTGATGGAAGGAG TTGCTGAGCCACTTAAGAGGACTTTTCAG AATATGCATCATGGATATCCGAAAGACACCTATTTTCGATTTCTGAAAGCAAGGGATTGGAATGTTGATAAGGCGCATCAGATG TTGGTTGATTGTTTAAATTGGAGGGTGCAAAATGAGATCGACAATATCTTAGAG AAACCAATTGTTCCGGCTGAGCTTTACAGAAAAGTGCGTGATTCTCAGCTTGTAGGATTGTCAGGCTACTCAAATGAG GGTTTGCCTGTTGTTGCTGTTGGAGTGGGGCATAGCACATATGACCAAGCATCT GTACACTACTATGTCCAGTCACACATACAAATGAATGAATACAGAGACCGTGTTGTATTG CCCCTTGCGTCACAGAAGCATGGTCGACCCATTAACACTTGTCTTAAGGTGCTTGATATGACGGGGTTAAAGCTGTCTGCCCTTAACCAAGTGAAG CTGCTGACTGTTATTTCTACAATTGACGACTTAAATTATCCTGAGAAGACAGATACCTACTACATCGTTAATGCACCTTATATATTTTCAGCATGTTGGAAg GTTGTGAAGCCCCTTTTGCAGGAGCGTACTAGGAAGAAAATTCAGGTTCTTCGTGGTTCTGGCAAGGACGAGTTGTTAAAG ATTATGGATTATGCATCACTGCCACATTTTTGTACGAGAGAAGGTTCGGGATCTTCCAGGCATTCAAGGAATGGAACTACTGATAATTGTTTCTCCTTGGACCATGCCTTTCACCAAGAGCTATACAGCTACGTAAACCGGCAAGCGGCTCTAACCCAATCTATTAAACCCTTAAAGCAGGGATCATTCCATGTGGCTTTTCCTGAGCTTGACGTAGACGATGCAAAAATTGCCCGAACCATAGAATCTGAGTTTCACCGTTTGGAGGATCAGAAGGACCAGAATGGGCTAGGGAGAACACTCTCCAAACAGTTAAGTGGTCTCGATATCACGATCACCTGA